Proteins encoded together in one Streptomyces sp. NBC_01216 window:
- a CDS encoding ABC-F family ATP-binding cassette domain-containing protein, with translation MITASGIELRAGARILIESASFRIAKGDRIGLVGRNGAGKTTLTKCLAGEGQPAGGTIACSGEVGYLPQDPRTGDLDVLARDRILSARGLDVLLRKMRLNEERIATGTGATRDKAMKQYERQETEFLTKGGYAAEAEASTIAAALGLPDRVLGQPLHTLSGGQRRRVELARILFSDADTLLLDEPTNHLDADSIVWLRDYLKTYRGGFIVISHDVDLVETVVNKVFYLDANRSTIDVYNMGWKLYQQQREADEKRRRRERQNAEKKAAALNSQADKMRAKATKTVAAQNMAKRAERLLSGLEAVRVSDKVAKLRFPEPAPCGKTPLTAEGLSKSYGSLEIFTDVNLAIDKGSRVVILGLNGAGKTTLLRLLAGAENPDTGEVTPGHGLKLGYYAQEHETLDPERTVLENMRSSAPDLDLVEVRKTLGSFLFSGDDVDKPAGVLSGGEKTRLALATLVVSSANVLLLDEPTNNLDPASREEILGALRTYKGAVVLVTHDEGAVDALEPERIILLPDGVEDLWGPDYKDLVALA, from the coding sequence GTGATCACCGCTTCCGGCATCGAGCTGCGCGCCGGCGCCCGCATCCTCATCGAGTCCGCTTCCTTCCGCATCGCCAAGGGCGATCGCATCGGCCTGGTCGGCCGGAACGGCGCGGGCAAGACCACGCTCACCAAGTGCCTCGCCGGTGAGGGGCAGCCCGCCGGCGGCACCATCGCCTGCTCCGGAGAGGTCGGCTACCTTCCGCAGGACCCGCGTACCGGGGACCTCGACGTGCTGGCCCGCGACCGCATCCTGTCCGCCCGTGGTCTGGACGTGCTGCTGCGCAAGATGCGGCTGAACGAGGAACGCATCGCCACCGGCACCGGGGCCACCCGCGACAAGGCGATGAAGCAGTACGAGCGCCAGGAGACGGAGTTCCTCACCAAGGGCGGGTACGCCGCCGAGGCGGAGGCGTCCACCATCGCGGCGGCCCTCGGACTGCCCGACCGGGTCCTCGGCCAGCCGCTGCACACCCTCTCCGGCGGCCAGCGCCGCCGTGTCGAGCTCGCCCGGATCCTCTTCTCCGACGCCGACACCCTGCTCCTCGACGAGCCCACCAACCACCTCGACGCCGACTCGATCGTCTGGCTGCGCGACTACCTCAAGACCTACCGCGGCGGCTTCATCGTCATCTCGCACGACGTCGACCTCGTCGAGACCGTCGTGAACAAGGTCTTCTACCTGGACGCCAACCGTTCGACCATCGACGTCTACAACATGGGCTGGAAGCTCTACCAGCAGCAGCGCGAGGCCGACGAGAAGCGCCGCCGCCGCGAGCGCCAGAACGCCGAGAAGAAGGCGGCGGCCCTCAACTCGCAGGCCGACAAGATGCGCGCGAAGGCCACCAAGACCGTCGCCGCGCAGAACATGGCCAAGCGCGCCGAGCGCCTGCTGTCGGGCCTGGAGGCGGTCCGGGTCTCCGACAAGGTCGCCAAGCTCCGCTTCCCGGAGCCCGCGCCGTGCGGCAAGACGCCGCTCACCGCCGAGGGCCTGTCCAAGTCGTACGGCTCGCTCGAGATCTTCACCGACGTGAACCTCGCGATCGACAAGGGCTCGCGCGTCGTGATCCTCGGCCTCAACGGCGCGGGCAAGACCACCCTGCTGCGCCTCCTCGCGGGCGCGGAGAACCCGGACACCGGCGAGGTCACGCCGGGGCACGGTCTCAAGCTCGGCTACTACGCGCAGGAACACGAGACGCTCGATCCCGAGCGCACGGTCCTGGAGAACATGCGCTCCTCCGCGCCCGACCTGGACCTCGTCGAGGTGCGCAAGACGCTCGGCTCCTTCCTCTTCTCCGGCGACGACGTCGACAAGCCGGCCGGAGTGCTCTCCGGCGGCGAGAAGACCCGGCTGGCCCTGGCCACCCTCGTCGTCTCCTCGGCGAACGTGCTGCTCCTGGACGAACCGACGAACAACCTCGACCCCGCCAGCCGTGAGGAGATCCTCGGCGCCCTGCGCACCTACAAGGGCGCGGTGGTGCTGGTCACCCACGACGAGGGCGCGGTGGACGCGCTGGAGCCGGAGCGGATCATCCTGCTGCCGGACGGTGTCGAGGACCTGTGGGGACCGGACTACAAGGATCTGGTGGCCCTCGCCTGA
- a CDS encoding helix-turn-helix domain-containing protein, whose protein sequence is MAETLKKGSRVTGAARDKLAADLKKKYDSGASIRALAEETGRSYGFVHRMLSESGVTLRGRGGATRGKKTSSA, encoded by the coding sequence GTGGCCGAGACTCTGAAGAAGGGCAGCCGGGTGACCGGCGCCGCGCGCGACAAGCTCGCGGCAGACCTGAAGAAGAAGTACGACTCCGGTGCGAGCATCCGGGCGCTGGCCGAGGAAACCGGCCGCTCCTATGGATTCGTCCATCGGATGCTCAGCGAGTCCGGAGTCACACTGCGTGGACGTGGCGGAGCGACGCGAGGCAAGAAGACGTCCTCGGCCTGA
- a CDS encoding enoyl-CoA hydratase/isomerase family protein, which translates to MTSLDSVLVFDKDGVRLTVEDAVATVTLTNPAKRNAQSPALWRALVEAGRSLPGSVRVVVLRGEGQSFSAGLDRQAFTPEGFDGEPSFLDLARGSDEDLDAVIAEYQEAFTWWRRGDLVSIAAVQGHAIGAGFQLALACDLRVVAEDVQFAMRETSLGLVPDLTGTHPLVSLVGPARALEICATGRFVHADEAERIGLANIAVPGAELDAAVRDLAAALLAAPRDAVIETKALLQGASGRTYEEQRVAERAAQARRLRDLAGLGD; encoded by the coding sequence ATGACTTCGCTCGACTCTGTGCTCGTGTTCGACAAGGACGGTGTACGGCTCACCGTCGAGGACGCCGTTGCCACGGTGACCCTGACCAATCCGGCGAAGCGCAACGCCCAGTCTCCCGCTCTGTGGCGGGCGTTGGTGGAAGCCGGCCGGTCATTGCCCGGCAGCGTGCGGGTCGTGGTACTGCGGGGAGAGGGCCAGTCCTTCTCCGCGGGTCTCGACCGGCAGGCGTTCACGCCCGAGGGCTTCGACGGCGAGCCGTCCTTCCTCGACCTGGCACGGGGTTCCGACGAGGACCTCGACGCGGTCATCGCCGAGTACCAGGAGGCGTTCACCTGGTGGCGCCGCGGCGACCTCGTGTCGATCGCGGCCGTCCAGGGGCACGCCATCGGCGCCGGCTTCCAGCTCGCCCTCGCCTGCGACCTGCGGGTCGTCGCCGAGGACGTGCAGTTCGCCATGCGCGAGACCAGCCTGGGCCTGGTGCCGGACCTCACCGGCACACATCCCCTGGTCTCGCTCGTGGGCCCTGCCCGCGCGCTGGAGATCTGCGCCACGGGCCGCTTCGTCCACGCCGACGAGGCCGAGCGGATCGGCCTCGCCAACATCGCCGTGCCCGGTGCCGAGCTCGACGCCGCGGTCCGGGACCTCGCAGCGGCCCTGCTCGCCGCTCCCCGTGACGCGGTGATCGAGACCAAGGCGCTGCTCCAGGGCGCCTCCGGCCGCACCTACGAGGAGCAGCGCGTCGCCGAGCGGGCCGCCCAGGCCCGTCGCCTGCGCGACCTGGCCGGCCTGGGCGACTGA
- a CDS encoding DUF6286 domain-containing protein, translating to MPPAPPAREERPDAVPARRFWAVRRVPAGLVALILLGATGLLLYDVAAVRAGHSAMQWRRDLADDLATTPLDNAWVQAGAALAVLLGVWLLVLAATPGLRAVLPMRRRHADVCAGLDRDAVALILRDRAMEVSGVQSARVKARRRRVAVRAVSHFRELDEVRADLDTVVATGIEELGLARPPAATVRVTRPPKKG from the coding sequence GTGCCACCGGCGCCCCCCGCCCGGGAGGAGCGGCCCGACGCGGTGCCCGCGCGCCGGTTCTGGGCGGTACGGCGCGTCCCCGCCGGGCTGGTCGCCCTGATCCTGCTCGGAGCCACCGGCCTGCTCCTCTACGACGTCGCCGCGGTGCGGGCCGGCCACAGCGCCATGCAGTGGCGGCGCGACCTCGCCGACGACCTGGCCACGACCCCCCTCGACAACGCCTGGGTGCAGGCCGGGGCGGCCCTCGCCGTACTCCTCGGCGTCTGGCTCCTCGTGCTGGCGGCCACCCCCGGCCTGCGCGCCGTGCTGCCCATGCGACGGCGCCACGCCGACGTATGCGCCGGGCTCGACCGCGACGCCGTCGCGCTCATCCTGCGCGACCGGGCCATGGAGGTCTCCGGCGTGCAGTCGGCCCGGGTGAAGGCGAGACGGCGCAGGGTGGCGGTGCGCGCGGTCTCGCACTTCCGCGAACTGGACGAGGTGCGGGCCGACCTGGACACCGTGGTCGCCACCGGCATCGAGGAACTGGGGCTCGCCCGCCCGCCGGCGGCGACCGTCCGGGTGACCCGCCCGCCGAAGAAGGGATGA
- a CDS encoding Asp23/Gls24 family envelope stress response protein: MTRVATVPVGAAGRGATTIADRVVAKIAARAAREALVSLPGEASAPHASVVVHRDTARVSVSLELGYPADLSRQCGAVRSRVRRRVEELAGLEVPEVTVHVERLYSPHTARDSARGRLR; the protein is encoded by the coding sequence GTGACCCGGGTGGCAACGGTTCCGGTCGGAGCCGCGGGCCGCGGGGCGACCACCATCGCCGACCGGGTCGTCGCGAAGATCGCCGCACGGGCGGCACGGGAGGCACTCGTCTCCCTGCCCGGGGAGGCTTCGGCACCGCACGCCTCGGTCGTCGTCCACCGGGACACGGCGCGGGTCTCGGTAAGCCTGGAGCTCGGCTATCCCGCCGATCTCAGCCGCCAGTGCGGCGCGGTCCGCAGCCGGGTGAGGCGGCGGGTCGAGGAACTGGCCGGTCTGGAGGTGCCGGAAGTGACCGTGCACGTCGAGCGGCTGTACTCGCCGCACACGGCGCGCGACTCCGCCCGGGGGAGGCTGCGGTGA
- the amaP gene encoding alkaline shock response membrane anchor protein AmaP yields MTVVLRRVNRIVLGLVGLALVAVGGAVLAAGLDLPVPDWWPWSGPADVLLSRAERQRWRDEGWWWPAVIALLGVLVLLFLWWLLAQFRRARLREVVIDTGDGEAAVVRGRALTGVLVADAAAQDGVAGARIVLTGRRTAPRARVALLLEPHASPGETLRGLTHEALAHARTSTGLPSLPAEARLRAVRHRARRVS; encoded by the coding sequence ATGACCGTCGTCCTGCGCCGCGTCAACCGGATCGTGCTCGGCCTCGTGGGGCTGGCCCTCGTCGCCGTCGGCGGGGCGGTGCTCGCGGCCGGCCTGGACCTGCCCGTACCGGACTGGTGGCCGTGGTCGGGCCCCGCCGACGTGCTGCTGAGCCGGGCCGAACGGCAGCGGTGGCGCGACGAAGGCTGGTGGTGGCCCGCGGTCATCGCCCTGCTCGGGGTTCTGGTGCTGCTGTTCCTGTGGTGGCTGCTGGCCCAGTTCCGCAGGGCCCGGCTGCGGGAGGTGGTGATCGACACCGGTGACGGAGAGGCCGCGGTCGTCAGGGGACGGGCCCTGACAGGCGTCCTGGTGGCGGACGCCGCCGCCCAGGACGGTGTGGCCGGCGCCCGGATCGTCCTGACGGGCCGTCGCACCGCACCGCGTGCCCGGGTCGCCCTGCTCCTCGAGCCGCACGCCTCGCCGGGCGAGACCCTGCGCGGACTGACGCACGAGGCCCTGGCGCACGCCCGGACCTCCACCGGGCTGCCGTCCCTTCCGGCGGAGGCCCGGCTGCGCGCGGTCAGGCACCGGGCGCGCCGGGTCTCCTGA
- a CDS encoding Asp23/Gls24 family envelope stress response protein codes for MSETTHSDGLSVTKRGGGPPATRGRTTIADGVVEKIAGLAARDVVGVHAMGSGLSRTLGAVRDRVPGGGSAKSNATRGVKAEVGEVQTALDLEIVVDYGVSISEVAGEVRENVVAAVERMTGLEVVEVNIAVSDVKLPDEEDEEPEQRLQ; via the coding sequence ATGAGCGAGACCACGCATTCCGACGGACTGTCCGTGACCAAGCGGGGCGGCGGCCCCCCGGCTACCCGCGGACGCACGACGATCGCCGACGGCGTCGTCGAGAAGATCGCCGGCCTGGCCGCGCGGGACGTCGTCGGCGTCCACGCCATGGGCAGCGGTCTCTCCCGCACCCTCGGGGCCGTTCGCGACCGGGTACCGGGCGGAGGCAGCGCCAAGTCGAACGCCACCAGGGGTGTCAAGGCCGAGGTCGGCGAGGTGCAGACCGCCCTCGACCTGGAGATCGTCGTCGACTACGGAGTCTCGATCTCCGAGGTGGCCGGCGAGGTCCGCGAGAACGTGGTCGCGGCCGTGGAGCGCATGACCGGCCTGGAGGTCGTCGAGGTCAACATCGCCGTCAGCGACGTGAAGCTGCCGGACGAAGAGGACGAAGAGCCGGAGCAGCGGCTCCAGTAG